The genomic interval TTTATGAAAATGGTTTGCAATCAGATGTTCTACTTCAAAGTTTGGCAAAAGCAATCTACTCCGGTGGCTATTCTGTGAAGGATATGACGCTGACAGATGATGATCTTTTGAAAAAGGAATTCACTATTACCAAAAACGATATACCAAGTGGCCATATCTATGTTTTGCGATCCAAATCAACCAACCCAGAGATAGCATCAATCAAAGATCTGTATAAGATTGGATTCACGACTCAAACTGTTGAAGAACGTATTGCCAATGCTAAGAATGATGCAACCTATCTGTTTGCTGATGTGGAAATAGTGGCTTCATGGCAGGTGTTTAATATCAAAGCGGTGGCTTTTGAAAATTTGATTCACAAACTATTCAGCCATGTGCAATTGAAACTGTCTGCAGGAGATTCAAATCCAAAGGAGTGGTTCATAGTCCCTCTCTCGATTATTGAACAAGCTGTGAATTATATTATCAATGGTCAACCTATTGCTTATGATGCGCAGTTGAAAAAGATTGTGTTATTATAAAATAAAAAGATAACGTAGTACAAAAATATCTGCCATCAGAAATGGTGGCAGATATTATTTTAGCACAGTTGAGGATTTAGCACAATCTTAATTTTACTCTTGTTCTTCCAATGTCTCCAATTCTCGGGTAGCAAGCGTATCGAACTTAGCCATCTCCTTTGCTTTTGCCTCGTCTGTGATGCGGATGTAGGGTTTCATATCTTCGTATGAATCGTGCCCTGTCCATGCCATAACAGTTGTTGGTGGAATACCAATGGAAAGGGCAAGGCAGATAAATGTTTTGCGACCCGTATGGCTTGTGATGTATTCATATTTTGGCTTGGTCTCTTCCTTGCGTGATGCTCCTTCAAAGGAGATTTTGGTTACAGGAGTATCAATCTCACATAGCCTGCCTATTTCCTTCAAACATCTGTTCAGAACAGCATTGTGAACTCGTGGTAAGACAAACTCTTTGGCAAAAGGATTCTTCTTGTATTTCTTGATAATCTCTTTGCTGTATTTGTTGAGGTCGATTTTCACAGCATCGCTATCTTTCTGTGTGGTTATCTCAAGGTAGGTGTCGCGAACATCGACTTTCCTTAGTTTCATGACATCTGAGAATCTAAGAGATGTAAATGCGGATAAGCAAAACCAGTCTCTATATAAATCAAGGTGTTTTAACTGTTTGGGAAACTTATAATTGTAAACCTTGAGCAACTCATCTCTTTCAAGGTAAATGATGGTTCTTTTTGGTAACTTCAATTTTATTTTGAAGCCTGCGCAGTCTTGATGAATAGGG from uncultured Alistipes sp. carries:
- a CDS encoding site-specific integrase codes for the protein MLTYRIKTRLHHRINKAGEQSIIIRVTFNKCRVDLETGLTIAASKWDDKLYEAKRNTVNGQGYTFREINDSIANKISTVNAIFRKYDLDNKYPSEGQLKNEYKIALGTVKHEDKTLLAYFDEFTKNRATLNTWSANTKKKYNAIRAKLTAFDSSLKIEDLTNTKLTAMVAFFQKYWKQNTTFTKRWQDIGAFFKWCRDNNYPIHQDCAGFKIKLKLPKRTIIYLERDELLKVYNYKFPKQLKHLDLYRDWFCLSAFTSLRFSDVMKLRKVDVRDTYLEITTQKDSDAVKIDLNKYSKEIIKKYKKNPFAKEFVLPRVHNAVLNRCLKEIGRLCEIDTPVTKISFEGASRKEETKPKYEYITSHTGRKTFICLALSIGIPPTTVMAWTGHDSYEDMKPYIRITDEAKAKEMAKFDTLATRELETLEEQE